Proteins from a single region of bacterium:
- a CDS encoding MarR family transcriptional regulator: protein MTAPLTERPGRAADRRRGLAIECAARLVDVAPLVVRRVRARMRRQIPDLTMPQYRSLVYIEIHDGCALRALAEHLGITPATSSSLVDRLVRRGWVTRATDAANRRQVRLALTARGKALLAAARAAVRREIAQAIAGAPMPALLAARRGLDALRGRLQPAQAKTGELR from the coding sequence ATGACCGCCCCGCTTACCGAACGCCCAGGCCGCGCCGCGGACCGCCGCCGTGGGCTCGCGATCGAGTGCGCGGCCCGGCTGGTCGACGTGGCGCCGCTCGTGGTGCGGCGCGTCCGCGCGCGCATGCGGCGGCAGATCCCCGACCTGACGATGCCGCAGTACCGCTCGCTGGTGTACATCGAGATCCACGACGGGTGCGCGCTGCGCGCGCTGGCCGAGCACCTCGGCATCACCCCCGCGACGTCGTCCTCGCTCGTGGACCGGCTGGTGCGCCGCGGCTGGGTCACGCGCGCGACCGATGCCGCGAACCGCCGGCAGGTGCGCCTCGCCCTTACGGCGCGCGGCAAGGCGCTGCTGGCCGCGGCGCGCGCCGCCGTCCGGCGCGAGATCGCCCAGGCGATCGCCGGCGCGCCGATGCCGGCGCTGCTCGCCGCGCGGAGGGGCCTCGACGCGCTCCGCGGGCGGCTCCAGCCGGCGCAGGCGAAGACGGGAGAGCTGAGATGA
- a CDS encoding trypsin-like peptidase domain-containing protein, with protein sequence MPGPTAAPEIAAATESEALDAYSRTVIAVVERVGPAVVSLATTREAPERLRRRGVPAMRGAGSGVVIAPDGFILTNSHVVRGAERIQAGFSDGKTLPAQAVGTDPHADLAVLRVPEGSLPAAELGDSARLRVGQLVVALGNPLGFQATVTAGVISALGRTLRAENGRLIDNVIQTDAPLNPGNSGGPLVDARGAVIGINTAVIAGSQGLCFAIPVNTAVWVASQLMREGRVRRAYLGLGAQTITVDRRVTVHYHLEAPTAVRVTEVHPETAADRAGLRPGDVIVRAGDRPIKTLDDLLLALGHHTPGDPIAIHYIRGTETHTVTAHPTDLPDAP encoded by the coding sequence GTGCCCGGTCCGACCGCCGCCCCCGAGATCGCGGCCGCGACTGAATCCGAGGCGCTGGACGCCTACTCGCGCACCGTCATTGCCGTCGTCGAGCGCGTCGGCCCGGCCGTCGTGAGCCTCGCCACTACGCGCGAGGCGCCCGAGCGCCTGCGGCGGCGCGGCGTGCCGGCGATGCGCGGCGCCGGCAGCGGCGTCGTGATCGCCCCGGATGGCTTCATCCTAACCAACAGCCACGTCGTCCGCGGCGCGGAGCGGATCCAGGCGGGCTTCTCCGACGGGAAGACGCTCCCGGCGCAGGCCGTCGGCACCGATCCTCACGCCGACCTCGCCGTCCTGCGCGTCCCGGAAGGGAGCCTGCCGGCGGCGGAGCTCGGGGACTCCGCGCGCCTGCGGGTCGGACAGCTCGTCGTAGCGCTCGGCAACCCGCTCGGGTTCCAGGCGACCGTCACCGCGGGCGTGATCAGCGCCCTCGGGCGGACCCTGCGGGCCGAGAACGGCCGGCTCATCGACAACGTCATTCAGACGGACGCGCCGCTCAACCCCGGCAACTCCGGCGGCCCGCTCGTCGATGCGCGCGGCGCCGTGATCGGCATCAACACCGCCGTCATCGCGGGCTCCCAGGGCCTGTGCTTCGCGATTCCGGTGAACACCGCGGTCTGGGTCGCCTCGCAGTTGATGCGCGAGGGCCGCGTGCGGCGGGCCTACCTCGGGCTCGGCGCGCAGACGATCACGGTGGACCGCCGCGTCACCGTCCACTACCATCTCGAGGCGCCGACGGCCGTGCGGGTTACCGAGGTGCATCCCGAGACGGCGGCCGACCGCGCCGGCCTCCGGCCGGGCGACGTAATCGTCCGCGCCGGCGACCGTCCGATCAAGACGCTCGACGATCTGCTGCTGGCGCTCGGGCACCACACGCCCGGCGACCCGATCGCGATCCACTATATCCGAGGCACCGAGACCCACACCGTCACGGCACACCCGACCGATCTTCCGGACGCGCCGTAG
- the hutH gene encoding histidine ammonia-lyase, whose protein sequence is MPKVSPIRETTCCRTPHIDAGARTLEIDGRTLRLSDVEAAAQGARVALSAAARERVERARTMVQDILRDRAVVYGISTGVGDLCTTIIPPDGLRTLQQNIIRSHAAGVGAALPEPVVRAMLLLRANALAAGHSGVRAQLIDMLLALLNARIHPIIPEQGSLGASGDLAPLAHLALVLTGEGEAVVDGARLSGRAALRRRGLAPITLEAKEGMALINGTQLMSALGAQLVLDGERLAALADVAGALSLEALGGTDRAFAPALHAARPHPGQGASAAHLRRLVAESERVAHAEYARVQDAYSLRCMPQVHGAARQALAHLRDVLTVEINSATDNPLLFPDTGDVVSGGNFHGQPLALPLDYVTCALAVLAGISERRIERLVNPHLSGLPAFLAPRGGLQSGYMLAQYTAAALVSENKVLSHPASVDSIPSSGNQEDHVSMGAAAARKARRVLEHAQQVTGIELVVACQAVDFGRGRLGRGTAAAYRAVRDRVGRLTDDRPVGADLTLGLALVQSGAVLDAVQAAIGPQAG, encoded by the coding sequence TTGCCGAAGGTAAGCCCAATCCGAGAGACGACGTGCTGTAGGACACCGCACATCGACGCCGGCGCCCGTACGCTCGAGATCGACGGCCGCACGCTCCGGCTGAGCGACGTGGAGGCCGCGGCGCAGGGCGCCCGCGTCGCGCTGAGCGCCGCGGCGCGCGAGCGCGTCGAGCGCGCCAGGACGATGGTGCAGGACATCCTCCGGGATCGGGCCGTCGTCTACGGGATTTCCACCGGCGTCGGCGACCTCTGCACGACGATCATTCCGCCCGACGGGCTGCGAACGCTGCAGCAGAACATCATCCGGTCGCACGCCGCCGGCGTCGGCGCCGCGCTACCGGAGCCGGTCGTGCGCGCGATGCTGCTGCTTCGCGCCAACGCGCTCGCGGCCGGGCACTCCGGCGTCCGCGCGCAGCTCATCGACATGCTGCTGGCCCTGCTCAACGCGCGGATCCATCCGATCATCCCCGAACAGGGCTCGCTCGGCGCCAGCGGCGACCTCGCCCCGCTCGCGCACCTGGCACTCGTCCTCACCGGTGAGGGCGAGGCCGTCGTCGACGGCGCGCGGCTGTCGGGCCGTGCGGCCCTTCGGCGGCGCGGGCTCGCGCCGATTACGCTCGAGGCCAAGGAGGGCATGGCGCTCATCAACGGGACGCAGCTGATGAGCGCGCTCGGCGCGCAGCTGGTGCTGGACGGCGAGCGCCTGGCGGCCCTCGCGGACGTCGCGGGGGCGCTCTCGTTGGAAGCGCTCGGCGGTACCGACCGGGCGTTCGCGCCCGCGCTTCACGCCGCCCGGCCGCACCCGGGGCAGGGTGCGAGCGCCGCCCACCTTCGCCGGCTCGTCGCGGAAAGCGAGCGCGTCGCACACGCAGAGTACGCGCGGGTGCAGGACGCCTATTCGCTTCGCTGCATGCCGCAGGTCCACGGAGCGGCCCGCCAGGCGCTCGCCCATCTCCGGGACGTCCTCACGGTCGAGATCAACAGCGCGACCGACAACCCGCTCCTCTTTCCGGACACCGGCGACGTCGTTTCCGGGGGCAACTTCCACGGCCAGCCGCTGGCGCTGCCGCTCGACTACGTGACGTGCGCGCTCGCGGTGCTCGCGGGCATCAGCGAGCGCCGGATCGAGCGGCTCGTCAACCCGCACCTGTCCGGCCTGCCGGCGTTTCTCGCGCCGCGCGGCGGCCTGCAGTCGGGCTACATGCTGGCGCAGTATACGGCGGCCGCGCTCGTCTCGGAAAACAAAGTGCTCAGCCACCCGGCGAGCGTCGACTCGATCCCCTCGTCGGGCAACCAGGAGGACCACGTCAGCATGGGCGCCGCCGCGGCGCGGAAGGCGCGGCGGGTGCTGGAGCATGCCCAGCAGGTCACCGGTATCGAGTTGGTGGTCGCCTGTCAAGCGGTCGACTTCGGACGGGGCCGCCTCGGCCGCGGCACCGCCGCCGCCTACCGCGCGGTCCGCGACCGCGTCGGCCGGCTGACCGACGACCGGCCGGTCGGGGCCGACCTGACGCTGGGGCTGGCGCTCGTCCAATCCGGCGCCGTGCTCGACGCCGTCCAGGCCGCGATCGGCCCGCAGGCCGGCTGA
- a CDS encoding DinB family protein — translation MDAKGYVTKMLDLSHGRVREAIDGVSDAEARRVMAGKLTPIVWQVGHLALVDGIYVRRAGGESPVPARYTELFKQGSGGEQDYPPLSDVRTVFDETHKALMDRAAGANYEGPIDAPGSAYKTVGEMLLYASFHRGYHTGKIMSLRGLLGKNPLR, via the coding sequence ATGGACGCCAAGGGCTACGTCACGAAGATGCTCGATCTGTCACATGGCCGGGTGCGCGAGGCGATCGACGGCGTCTCGGACGCGGAGGCGCGGCGCGTGATGGCCGGAAAGCTCACGCCGATCGTCTGGCAGGTCGGCCACCTCGCCCTGGTCGACGGCATTTACGTGCGGCGCGCGGGCGGCGAGTCCCCGGTGCCCGCGCGGTACACGGAGCTCTTCAAGCAGGGTAGCGGCGGCGAGCAGGATTACCCTCCGCTCTCCGACGTCCGGACGGTGTTCGACGAAACACACAAAGCGCTGATGGACCGTGCCGCGGGCGCCAACTACGAGGGGCCGATCGACGCGCCGGGGTCAGCCTACAAGACCGTCGGCGAGATGCTGCTCTACGCCAGCTTTCACCGCGGCTACCATACCGGCAAGATCATGTCGCTCCGCGGCCTGCTCGGCAAGAATCCGTTGCGGTAA
- a CDS encoding serine protease has product MLRSGRGGIVMLALACALAGTRAFAQPAAPADDATFVVLTVAADGSAVTLGTAFFVDADGTALTNSHVVYSARQKPDRYRLLAVVGREFYSATLVCASTLPYDPATDRVVPSRDVAEIKMTPSRFRFGEYLLGEVQRTAHLTALPRFPALRLGENPAPGTPVRIVGYGLIGFPPIPGTRWTATGRVDEIGGVPDGTPAFRVESTNRPREGNSGSPVLDASGRVVGMWTWNEEDNLAYGVAIASSALRRPCAAAHDARPVRADRPR; this is encoded by the coding sequence GTGCTTCGGTCCGGGCGCGGCGGCATCGTGATGCTGGCGCTGGCGTGCGCCCTCGCGGGAACCCGCGCTTTCGCGCAGCCCGCCGCGCCCGCGGATGACGCGACCTTCGTGGTGCTCACCGTGGCGGCCGACGGCAGCGCCGTCACCCTCGGGACCGCGTTCTTCGTGGACGCGGACGGCACGGCGCTCACGAACAGCCATGTCGTGTACTCGGCACGGCAGAAGCCCGACCGGTACCGTCTCCTGGCCGTCGTCGGGCGGGAGTTCTACAGCGCGACCCTTGTGTGTGCCAGCACGCTCCCCTACGACCCGGCCACGGATCGGGTGGTGCCGAGCCGGGACGTCGCGGAGATCAAAATGACCCCGTCGCGCTTCCGGTTCGGCGAGTATCTGCTCGGTGAGGTCCAGCGCACCGCGCATCTCACCGCGCTGCCGCGCTTCCCCGCTCTACGGCTCGGTGAGAATCCGGCTCCGGGCACGCCGGTGCGCATCGTCGGCTACGGCCTAATCGGCTTCCCGCCGATCCCAGGCACGCGGTGGACGGCGACCGGCAGGGTGGACGAAATTGGCGGCGTGCCGGACGGGACCCCGGCGTTCCGCGTCGAGTCGACGAACCGGCCGCGCGAAGGCAACAGCGGGTCTCCGGTGCTCGACGCCTCCGGCCGCGTCGTCGGTATGTGGACGTGGAATGAGGAGGACAACCTCGCGTACGGGGTGGCGATCGCAAGTTCGGCGCTCCGGCGGCCGTGCGCCGCCGCGCACGACGCGCGGCCGGTCCGAGCGGACCGGCCGCGATGA
- a CDS encoding alanine racemase, producing the protein MSTATAPTLGIETLDTPSLVVDLDRLEGNIARWAAYANDAGVKLRPHGKTHKCVEIARRQLAAGAVGLTLAKIGEAEVMSRAGVNDIFLAYEVVGGPKLPRLLDLARKIRVRVGVDSMEVAAPLADAAASAGVTVDVMLEVDTGLGRCGVAPGEPLLALAKAVAASRGLRLAGIFTYRGYRPDLDAAGREEGEIMVREAERLRAAGYPVDDVSVGSTPTGRPAARVPGVTEVRPGTYVFNDAMQVRWGSATPEECALVVLCRVISRPSRAVAVLDAGSKVLTAERGPFSSKGESHGVLRGYPDCQIDRLWEEHGRVQLTEDGRRLRVGDFVEVIPAHVCPTVNLARRLVCVRNGRVEATWDVAARAEVQ; encoded by the coding sequence ATGTCCACCGCCACGGCTCCGACGCTCGGCATCGAAACCCTCGATACACCGTCGCTGGTCGTCGATCTCGACCGGCTGGAAGGCAACATCGCCCGGTGGGCCGCCTACGCCAATGACGCCGGCGTAAAGCTCCGGCCGCACGGCAAGACCCACAAGTGCGTCGAGATCGCGCGCCGGCAGCTGGCCGCGGGCGCCGTCGGCCTGACGCTCGCCAAGATCGGCGAGGCCGAGGTCATGTCGCGCGCGGGCGTCAACGACATCTTTCTCGCCTACGAGGTCGTCGGCGGCCCCAAGCTGCCGCGGTTGCTCGACCTCGCGCGGAAGATCCGCGTCCGCGTCGGCGTCGACAGTATGGAAGTCGCCGCCCCGCTCGCCGACGCCGCGGCGTCGGCCGGCGTGACGGTGGACGTCATGCTCGAGGTCGACACCGGCCTCGGGCGGTGCGGCGTCGCGCCCGGCGAGCCGCTGCTCGCGCTGGCCAAGGCGGTCGCCGCGTCCCGCGGCCTGCGTCTTGCCGGGATCTTCACCTATCGGGGCTACCGGCCGGATCTCGACGCCGCCGGCCGTGAAGAGGGCGAGATCATGGTGCGCGAAGCGGAACGCCTGCGCGCCGCGGGCTATCCCGTGGACGACGTCAGCGTCGGCTCGACACCGACCGGACGGCCCGCCGCGCGTGTGCCGGGCGTCACGGAGGTGCGCCCCGGGACCTATGTATTCAACGACGCGATGCAGGTGCGCTGGGGATCCGCGACGCCCGAGGAATGCGCGCTCGTGGTGCTCTGCCGGGTGATCAGCCGGCCGTCGCGGGCCGTCGCGGTACTCGACGCCGGCAGCAAGGTGCTGACGGCGGAGCGGGGGCCGTTCAGCAGCAAGGGCGAGAGCCACGGCGTACTGCGAGGCTATCCCGACTGCCAGATCGACCGGCTGTGGGAAGAGCACGGCCGCGTGCAGCTGACCGAGGACGGCCGCCGGCTCCGCGTCGGCGACTTCGTCGAGGTGATCCCGGCCCACGTCTGCCCCACGGTGAACCTGGCGCGGCGGCTCGTGTGCGTGCGCAACGGGCGCGTCGAGGCCACGTGGGATGTCGCCGCGCGGGCGGAGGTGCAGTAG